Proteins encoded by one window of Porphyrobacter sp. YT40:
- a CDS encoding DNA translocase FtsK 4TM domain-containing protein: MASRAVASNKPVRQTDAEWRAGLRRSLRRIAQMTGAGLLLGAAVFLALALASYTQTDPSPSTAADPSEVANWMGARGAWVADRVLLIFGLPGVLLLPLLYVSARKLWRDVENGDEPETTAWWMPTALLLIAMTLIATVLSLAFEGPGGTLPAQAGGLAGLLGAGAVQAVAARFGEAAEGWVILGLALTALAVGVGLLTRIFAIDWRVLMSLPEFLGGGSLAGLLRRLPLPGRRAAPALAFAGEDDEAADSAPARPRRAVKGESPAPAIEERPRRAPEISDPSAPPKRAATAKTAQRDMFAPFNLPSLDLLAEPPADKAPKLDKLALERNARLLENVLDDFNVKGEITAVRTGPVVTMYELEPAPGIKASRVVGLAEDIARNMSAISARVSPIPGRTVMGIELPNQDRQMVALKELAACADFADAKGSLPIILGKDIAGEPIIADLAAMPHLLVAGTTGSGKSVGLNVILLSLLYRFTPSELRLILIDPKVLELKTYDDIPHLLSPVVTEPAKSVRALKWAVEEMERRYRMMSAISSRNIHSFNEKVSAAIAKGKPLGRRVQTGFDPETGEQLFEEEQLDYQPLPQIVLIVDELADLMVTVGKEIEVLIQRLSQKSRAAGIHLIMATQRPSVDVITGVIKANLPTRISFKVTSRIDSRTILGEQGAEQLLGKGDMLYKPNTGAMVRVHGPFVSDEEVEAVADHWRAQGSPEYVDAVTEEPEEGFGFGFEDDLTASDNPEERKYRQACQIVFENQKASGSWLQRQMGVGYNTAAKWIERMEEDGFVGPANHVGRREIYRDKDGNPL; encoded by the coding sequence ATGGCCAGCCGCGCGGTCGCATCGAATAAACCCGTTCGTCAGACCGACGCCGAATGGCGCGCGGGCCTGCGCCGCAGCTTGCGCCGGATCGCGCAGATGACCGGCGCGGGGCTGCTGCTGGGCGCGGCGGTGTTCCTCGCCCTCGCGCTGGCCAGCTACACCCAGACCGATCCCAGCCCCTCGACCGCGGCGGACCCGAGCGAAGTCGCCAACTGGATGGGCGCGCGCGGGGCCTGGGTGGCGGACCGGGTGCTGTTGATCTTCGGTCTGCCCGGCGTGCTGCTGCTGCCCCTGCTCTATGTCAGCGCGCGCAAGCTGTGGCGCGATGTCGAGAATGGCGACGAGCCCGAGACCACCGCCTGGTGGATGCCGACAGCGCTGTTGCTGATCGCGATGACGCTGATCGCCACGGTGCTCAGCCTCGCCTTCGAAGGGCCGGGCGGCACGCTGCCCGCACAGGCGGGAGGGCTCGCGGGCCTGCTCGGCGCGGGCGCGGTGCAGGCGGTCGCGGCGCGCTTCGGCGAAGCGGCGGAGGGCTGGGTGATCCTCGGCCTCGCGCTAACAGCCCTTGCGGTGGGCGTTGGCCTGCTGACCCGCATCTTCGCGATCGACTGGCGCGTGCTTATGAGCCTGCCCGAATTTCTCGGCGGCGGATCGCTCGCCGGGTTGCTGCGCCGCCTGCCGCTGCCGGGTCGCCGCGCTGCGCCCGCGCTGGCCTTTGCGGGCGAGGACGACGAGGCCGCGGACAGCGCCCCCGCCCGCCCCCGCCGCGCGGTCAAGGGCGAGTCCCCGGCCCCCGCCATCGAGGAACGCCCGCGCCGTGCGCCCGAAATCTCCGACCCCTCGGCCCCGCCCAAGCGCGCCGCCACCGCCAAGACCGCGCAGCGCGACATGTTCGCGCCCTTCAATCTGCCGAGCCTCGACCTGCTGGCCGAACCACCCGCCGACAAGGCGCCCAAGCTCGACAAGCTCGCACTCGAACGCAACGCCCGCCTGCTCGAGAACGTGCTCGACGATTTTAACGTCAAGGGCGAGATCACCGCGGTGCGGACCGGCCCGGTGGTGACCATGTACGAGCTTGAGCCTGCCCCCGGCATCAAGGCGAGCCGCGTGGTCGGCCTTGCCGAAGATATCGCCCGCAACATGAGCGCCATTTCCGCGCGCGTCTCGCCCATTCCGGGCCGCACCGTGATGGGGATCGAACTGCCCAATCAGGACCGGCAGATGGTGGCGCTCAAGGAACTCGCCGCCTGCGCCGACTTTGCCGACGCCAAGGGCAGCCTACCGATCATCCTCGGCAAGGATATCGCGGGCGAGCCGATCATCGCCGATCTCGCCGCGATGCCGCACCTGCTGGTGGCGGGGACGACCGGTTCGGGTAAGTCCGTGGGCCTCAACGTGATCCTGCTGAGCCTGCTCTACCGCTTCACCCCGTCCGAACTGCGCCTGATCCTGATCGATCCCAAGGTGCTCGAACTCAAGACCTATGACGACATCCCGCACCTCCTCTCCCCGGTGGTGACCGAGCCTGCCAAGTCGGTGCGCGCGCTGAAATGGGCGGTCGAGGAGATGGAGCGCCGCTACCGCATGATGAGCGCCATCAGCTCGCGCAACATCCATTCCTTCAACGAGAAGGTCAGCGCCGCGATCGCCAAGGGCAAGCCGCTGGGCCGCCGGGTGCAGACCGGCTTCGACCCCGAGACCGGCGAGCAGTTGTTCGAGGAAGAACAGCTCGATTACCAGCCGCTGCCGCAGATTGTGCTGATCGTCGACGAACTCGCCGACCTGATGGTGACGGTGGGCAAGGAAATCGAAGTGCTGATCCAGCGCCTCTCGCAAAAGAGCCGCGCGGCGGGCATCCATCTGATCATGGCAACGCAGCGCCCTTCGGTCGATGTCATCACCGGCGTGATCAAGGCGAACCTGCCGACGCGCATCAGCTTCAAGGTGACCAGCCGGATCGACAGCCGCACGATCCTCGGCGAACAGGGGGCCGAACAGCTGCTGGGCAAGGGCGACATGCTCTACAAGCCCAACACCGGGGCGATGGTGCGCGTCCACGGGCCGTTCGTGTCCGACGAGGAGGTCGAGGCGGTGGCCGATCACTGGCGCGCGCAGGGCTCGCCCGAATATGTCGATGCCGTCACCGAAGAGCCCGAGGAAGGCTTCGGCTTCGGTTTCGAGGACGACCTCACCGCCTCGGACAACCCGGAAGAGCGCAAGTACCGGCAAGCCTGCCAGATCGTGTTCGAGAACCAGAAAGCATCGGGAAGCTGGCTGCAGCGGCAGATGGGCGTGGGCTACAACACCGCCGCCAAGTGGATCGAGCGGATGGAGGAAGACGGCTTCGTCGGCCCCGCCAACCACGTCGGCCGCCGCGAGATCTATCGCGACAAGGACGGTAATCCGCTGTGA